From the Leguminivora glycinivorella isolate SPB_JAAS2020 chromosome 15, LegGlyc_1.1, whole genome shotgun sequence genome, one window contains:
- the LOC125233867 gene encoding alpha-tocopherol transfer protein-like, translated as MPDQEFDHERDLLAFKDWLVKQPHLPHEVDEILLRRFLHSCRYSIERAKRTIDLFFTIRSNAPELFCKRDPWAPEIRRVFEITDLLPLPNKTKENHRIFIYRLNNPDLDLFTFVDAVKTFFMLADTRLTEDDDIPAGEIPIFDAANVSLKFIGKVNLSVLRKYMMYTQEAMPIRLKQVHVINAPSYINKIHAICKPFLKAEVAKLIKFHEPKSDTLYKDVPQELLPQEFGGNAGTIEQIKRHWIKKIEAKRDWFLTNDKRWAVDEASRPSNCKESAEKVKDLPGSFRTLALD; from the exons ATGCCGGACCAAGAGTTTGACCATGAAAGGGACCTCCTCGCGTTTAAAGACTGGCTTGTGAAACAGCCCCATCTACCTCATGAAGTTG ATGAGATTCTGCTCCGTCGGTTCCTACACAGCTGCCGCTACAGCATCGAGCGCGCGAAGCGGACCATTGACTTGTTCTTCACCATCCGGTCCAATGCCCCTGAGCTGTTCTGTAAGAGGGACCCCTGGGCACCAGAGATTAGACGCGTCTTTGAGATCAC AGACTTACTGCCTCTTCCCAACAAAACAAAAGAGAACCACCGTATTTTCATCTACCGCCTCAACAACCCTGACTTAGACCTGTTCACCTTCGTGGATGCCGTGAAGACCTTCTTCATGCTCGCGGACACCAGGCTGACAGAAGACGATGACATCCCGGCGGGAGAGATACCTATATTCGACGCCGCCAACGTTTCGTTGAAGTTCATCGGGAAAGTGAATTTGTCTGTGCTACGGAAATATATGATGTACACACAA GAAGCAATGCCGATCAGACTAAAGCAGGTTCACGTGATCAACGCTCCTTCCTACATCAACAAGATCCACGCCATTTGCAAGCCCTTCCTGAAGGCGGAGGTCGCTAAATTG ATAAAGTTCCACGAGCCAAAATCAGATACTCTTTACAAGGATGTGCCGCAGGAGCTGCTGCCACAAGAGTTCGGCGGGAACGCGGGCACCATCGAGCAGATCAAGAGACACTGGATCAAGAAGATTGAGGCCAAGAG AGATTGGTTCCTGACCAACGACAAGCGGTGGGCTGTGGACGAAGCGTCAAGGCCGTCTAACTGCAAGGAGAGCGCCGAGAAAGTCAAGGACCTGCCCGGGTCCTTCAGGACGTTAGCTTTAGATTGA